The Vulcanimicrobium alpinum sequence TCGTACCTGCGCGAGGTGGGGATCGACGCGCAGCTCAAGGGCTTCACGACCCAGATGATGTTCAACGCCTACGCGGCCGGCGGGATCTACCAGGCCGGCAAGTTCGATCTGGCCTGGTACACGATGACGCTCGGCGTCGATCCCGACAGTTCGGGCCGCTTCACGTGCGGCGCAATCCCGCCCAACGGGCAGAACTACTCGCGCTACTGCAATCGCGAGATGGACGCGGCGCAGACCGCGGGCCTGCGCACGTTCGACCTCGCCGCCCGCAAGCGCGCCTACGCGCGCAGCCAGGAACTTCTGGTGCACGACGTCCCGGCGGTCTTCGTGTTCTGGCCCAAGAACATCGACGCGGCCGACGCCGGGCTGCGCGGTTTCGCGCCGAATCCGTCGATCGCCACCTGGAACGCCCACGAATGGTCGTGGTGAGCGGCACGGCGCCGCCTTCACAGCAGCCTCAATGAAAGCGGCCGTATGGTGAGTGCATGAAACACGTCCTCTCGTTGGCCGCCGCGGCGCTCGCGATCGGCCTCCCGCTCGGCGCGGCCGCGCAGTCCGCGCCCGATTCCGCTCCCGGCGGTCCCCCGCCGGAGATGCGCGCGCGCATGGAGCGTGCGCGCGACGATGCGCGCGCGGCGGCGCTCGGCGCACTCTCGGCGGCGCACCGCACGCAGGTGCAGGCGATTCTCGATCAGCTCAACAGCGGGAAGCTCAACGATCCGCGCGCCGCGGCCGCGCAGATCGACGGCCTCCTGACCGCCGACGAGAGCAAAGCCGTGCTCGCGGCGCACGACAAAGCCGTCGCGTCGTTCCACCGCGACGGGAATCCGCCGCCCGGAGCGCCGCAGGGACCGCCGCCAGGCGCAGCGCCGCCGGATGCGCGCGGGGCGCCGACCGCGGGACGGGTGCTCGTGATGCTCGGCGTCAACCGCGACCGGATGCACGAGATGATGCGCGCGATGCACGACGGTGCGTGAGCGCGTCCGCCGGGATAGGAACTGAGCGCGCATGACGCAGAGTGGTCCGCTCGCGGGCGTGCGCGTGCTCGACTGTTCGACGATGATCGCGGCGCCGTCGACCGCGGCGATGCTGGCCGATTTCGGAGCCGAGGTGGTGAAGATCGAGCGGCCCGGCTCGGGCGATCACGTGCGCCGCTACGGCGCGCAGCAAGACGGGATCGGCCTGCACTGGAAAGCGCTGGGCCGCAACAAGCGCAGCGTCGCGCTCGACCTGCACCACGCGCACGCGCAGGCGCTGCTGCTGCGCTGGCTCCCGCAGTTCGACGTGTTCGTCGAAAACTTCCGGCCGGGAACGCTCGAACGCTGGAATCTCGGACCCGAGTGGCTGCTCGCGGCGTCCCCGCAGCTCGTCATCCTGCGGGTGACGGCGTTCGGTCAGGACGGGCCGTACCGCGAACGTGCAGGGTTCGGGACGCTTGCCGAGGCGATAACCGGAATCGCGGCGGTCTCGGGCTACGACGATCGGCCGCCGCTGCTGCCGGCCTTCCCGCTCGCCGACGTGATGGCCGGACAAGCCGCCGCCGCGGCGGTCTGCGCGGCCTACGCCCGGCGCCTGCGCACCGGAGACGGCGAGGTGATCGATTTCGCGATCTACGAAGCGGTGATGAAACTGGTCGAATCGCAGATCACCGAGTTCGCGGCGACCGGCAACGTACATCGGCGGCTGGGCAATCGGATGGAAGACACCGCGCCGCGCGGCGCCTATCGCTGCGGCGACGGCGCATACGTCGCGCTTTCCGGGAGCACGCAGGAGCTCGCCGAGCGCGTCCTGCGCACGATCGGCGGCGACGCGCTGCCCGCCGATCCGCGTTTTCGCTCGAACGTCGAACGCGTCGCGAATGCCGAGGCGCTCGACGCGCTGATCGAGGGATTCTGCGCGCAGCACACGCGTGACGAAGCGATCGCCGCCTTCACGGCTGCGGGCTGTGCGGTCGGGCCGCTCGAGTCGATCGACTCCGTCGCCGAGAACCCGCAGATCGTTGCGCGCGGATCGCTGGTGCGGCTCGACGATCCCGAGCTCGGCGAGGTGACGATCAACGCGCCGTTCCCGCGCTTCGCGCACGCCGGTGCGCCGCCGCTGCGCCCCGGTCCCAGCGACGTCGGTCGCGACACCGCCGACGTGCTCGCGCGCGATCTCGGGCTGAGCGAGGACGAGCTGCGCGGGCTGGCGGACGCGGGAGCGATCGACGATCCGCGATTTCGAGCGGGATCGCACCAAGCGCGGGACCGCGCCACGTCGGGGACGTAACCCCCGAAACACGCGTCGCCCGCGCCTTTTCCCAGGAGGACTGTCCTATGCCCGTGACTCGTCAAGGATTCGTCGCCGGTTCCGCCGCGACGATCGCGTCGATCGCGATCGTGACGCCGGCCCGCGCCGCCGATTTCACGCTGAAGTACGGGCACGATCTCCCCGTCGAGCATCCGATCAACGTCCGCTCGGTCGAGGCGTTCGCCAAGATCGCGAAAGCGACCGGCGGGCGCGTGCAGATCAAGTCGTTCCCCACCAGCGTGCTCGGCAGCGACCCGTCGATGATCTCGCAGATCCGCAGCGGCGCGATCGATGCGCTGGCGATGCCCGGCGCGTTTCTCAACGCAATCGTCCCGCTGGCGTCGATCGAAAACCTCGCCTACGCGTTTCCCAATCGCGAGACGGTCTTCCGCGCGATGGACGGCGACCTGGGCGCCGTGATCCGCGACGAGTTCCGCTCCAAGGGCCTCGTCGTGCTCGACAAGATCTGGGAGAACGGCTTCCGCGAGATCACGACGTCGACGAAGCCGATCCGCAACGTCAACGACCTGGCGGGTCTGAAGATCCGCGTCTCGCCGGGGAAGATTCGCGTCGACACCTTCCAGTCGCTGGGCGCGTCGCCGTCGCCGATCGCGCTGAGCGAGCTCTATACGTCCCTGCAGACGCACGTCATCGACGCCCAGGAGAACCCGCTGCTCCTCATCGACCAGCAGAAGTTCTACGAGGTGCAGAAGTACGTCTCGATGTCCGACCACATCTGGTCGGGCTACTGGACGCTCTTCAATCCCGACGTGTGGACGAAGCTCGGCAAGTCGTACCAGGACATCATCTCCAAAGAGATGAGTGCAGCGACCTTGCTCGCGCGCAACGACAACGTCCAGCTCAACAAATCCGTGCGTGAAAAATTACAGCGCCGCGGGATGCAGTTCAACGACGTCGACAAGAACAGTTTCAAGAAGAAGCTGCAGGACGCGAAGTACTACGAGCGCTGGAAGGACGAGTTCGGCGAGAAGGCCTGGACCGCACTCGAAAAATACGCGAACAAGCTGGCGTAAGCGTGATCGAATCGCATGGCTGACGCCGCCGTCGTCACGGTCGAGAGCGCGCAAGAGGTCGTTCACTCCCGTTCTCACCGCTACCGGCTCGGCTGGACGGGGGCCGTCGATCGCGCGATCGGCGCCGTCGTCGAACCGATCGCCGCACTGCTGGTCGTGGTCGAAGTGGTCATCCTCGCCAGCGGCGTGTTCACGCGCTACGTGCTGGGCCGTCCGCTGGTGTGGACCGACGAGCTCGGGTCGATCATCTTCCTGTGGCTGGCGATGCTCGGTTCGGTGGTCGCCTACCGCCGTGACGAACACATCCGGCTCTCGGTGCTGGTGCGCCGCGCGTCGCCGCGCGTCGCCGAGTACCTCAACGCGATCTCGTCGGTCGTCGTCGCGCTGTTCGTCGCGGTGCTCATGCCGGCGTCGCTGCGCTTTCTCAATCAGGAGCGCGACAACCTCACCCCGGCGCTGCAGATCCCGCAGTCGTACGTCGTCCTCTCGATCATCATCGCGCTCTCGCTCATCCTGATCATCGCGCTGCTGCGGATGGCCGAGACCGATCTGCGGGTGGTCGGACCGGTGCTGCTCGCGGCGATCGTGATCGGCGCCGGAGTCTATTTGGCGCGCGGCGCGTTCGCGGGGCTCGGCAACCTCAACCTCGTGATCTTTTTCTTCCTGCTCGTCGGCGCGTGCGTCGCGATCGGGGTGCCGATCGCGTTCAGCTTCGGCCTGGGGACGCTCAGTTACGTCCTCGTCGTCACCACCGTCCAGCCGGACATCGTCGTCCAGCGGATGAGCGAAGGCGTCTCCAACCTCGTCCTGCTCGCCGTTCCGCTCTTCATCTTCCTGGGCTTGCTGATGGAGACCGCGGGGATCGCACGCCGGCTGGTCGAGGCGCTCGCGAGCCTGGTCGGACACTTTCGCGGCGGGCTGTCGATCGTGCTCGTCGCGGCGATGTATCTGGTCTCCGGGATCTCTGGTTCGAAGATCGCCGACATGGCGGCGGTGGCCCCGGTGCTCTTCCCCGATATGGTGAAGCGCGGGCAGAAGCGCACCGACATGATCGCGCTGCTCGCGACGTCGGGCGCGATGGCGGAGACGATCCCGCCGAGCCTGGTGCTCATCATCATCGGCTCGGTTACCGGCGTCTCGATCGCGGCGCTCTTCACCGCCGGGCTGCTGCCCGCGGTCGTGTGCTCGATCTTCCTGATCGCGCTCGCGCTCTGGAAGGCGCACCGCCAAAACGAAAGCGTCTCGCAGCGCGCGCCGCTCAGCGTGATCGGACGGACGCTGTTCGTCGCGGTTCCCGGGCTGCTGCTTCCGCTGCTGATCCGGTATTTCGTCGTCACCGGAATCGCGACCGCGACCGAGGTGAGCGTCGTCGGGATCATCTACACGCTGCTGGTCGGCGTTCTCGTCTACCGCGAGTTCAAGTGGCGGTCGCTCTATCCGACGCTCGTCGACACCGTGGCGCTCGCCGGCGCGATCCTGCTGATCATCGCGACGGCGACGGCGATGGGCTGGGCGCTGACGCAGTCGGGGTTCGCGCAGCAGCTCGCCGACATCCTCAGCCACGCTCCGGGCGGCAAGGGCGGGATCATGCTGCTCTCGATCGTGCTGTTCATCGTGCTCGGGTCGGTGCTCGAAGGGATTCCGGCGATGGTGCTGTTCGGTCCGCTGCTCTTCCCGGTCGCAAAAGCGGCGGGGATTAACGAGGTGCATTACGCGATCGTCGCGGTGCTCGCGATGGGCGTCGGGCTGTTCTCGCCGCCGCTGGGGATCGGGTTCTTCAGCGCGTGCGCGATCGGCAAGGCCGAACCCGAACACGCGGTGTTTCCGATCCTCCCGTATCTCGGCGTTCTGCTCGTCGGCCTGCTCGTGATCGCGTACGTCCCCTGGATCTCGCTCGGCTTCTTGCCGGCGAATCAGCGCTGATGGCAACGCATCGCATCGCCGTCATCCCGGGCGACGGGATCGGCAAGGAAGTGGTCCCCGAGGGGATTCGCGTCCTCGAAGCGGCCGGCCGCCGCTTCGGGATCGATTTTGCGTGGGAGTCGTTCGACTGGAGCTGCGAGCGGTACGCCGAGACGGGTGCGATGATGCCCGAAGACGGGCTCGCGCAAATCCGCAGCCACGACGCGATCTTCTTCGGCGCGGTCGGATTTCCGAACGTCCCCGATCACGTCTCCCTGTGGGGCCTGCTCATCCCGATGCGGCGCGGCTTTCAGCAGTACGTGAACTTGCGCCCGGTGCGGCTGATGCCGGGGATTCCCTCGCCGCTCGCCGGCCGCGCGCCGGGCGAGATCGACTTCTGGATCGTGCGCGAGAACACCGAGGGCGAATACAGCTCGATCGGCGGCCGGATGTTCGAGGGGACCGACGACGAGGTCGTCGTCCAGGAATCGATCTTCACGCGTCGCGGCGTCGACCGCATCCTGCGCTACGCGTTCGAACTCGCGCGCTCGCGTCCGAAGAAGCACCTCACCTCGGCGACGAAATCGAACGGGATCGCGATCACGATGCCGTTCTGGGACGAACGCGTGCGCGCCGTCGCCGACGAGTACCCCGACGTGCGGACCGATCAGTACCACATCGACATCCTGACCGCGCACTTCGTCCAGCACCCCGACTGGTTCGACGTCGTCGTCGGGTCGAATCTGTTCGGCGACATCCTCTCCGATCTGGGGCCGGGCGTCACCGGCACGATCGGGATCGCACCGTCGGCTAACCTGAATCCCGAGCGTGCCTTTCCCTCGCTGTTCGAACCCGTGCACGGCTCGGCACCCGACATCGCCGGGCGCGGGATCGCGAACCCGATCGGACAGATCTGGTCGGGCGCGATGATGCTCGAGCACCTCGGCCACGCCGACGCCGCCGCGGCGGTGATGGCGGCGATCGAAGGCGTCCTCACCACCGGGCCGCGCACGCGCGACGCCGGCGGAACGGCGAACACGATCGAGGTCGGCACCGCGATCGCCGAGGCGGTCGCGAGCGCACGATGAACGGCGTTCCGCCTGCGGTCGCGACTGCGATCGCGCTGCCGCCGTCGGTGCGCGCCGCGCTCGAACGGCACGCGCACGTGTTCGACATCATCGATCGCCCGCGCGCGACATGGCCGATGTCGGTCGAGACCGCGCAGGCGCTGCTGATCGGATCGGGCGTGAAGCTGACCGGCGACCTTCTCGACGGTCTGC is a genomic window containing:
- a CDS encoding TRAP transporter substrate-binding protein; this translates as MPVTRQGFVAGSAATIASIAIVTPARAADFTLKYGHDLPVEHPINVRSVEAFAKIAKATGGRVQIKSFPTSVLGSDPSMISQIRSGAIDALAMPGAFLNAIVPLASIENLAYAFPNRETVFRAMDGDLGAVIRDEFRSKGLVVLDKIWENGFREITTSTKPIRNVNDLAGLKIRVSPGKIRVDTFQSLGASPSPIALSELYTSLQTHVIDAQENPLLLIDQQKFYEVQKYVSMSDHIWSGYWTLFNPDVWTKLGKSYQDIISKEMSAATLLARNDNVQLNKSVREKLQRRGMQFNDVDKNSFKKKLQDAKYYERWKDEFGEKAWTALEKYANKLA
- a CDS encoding TRAP transporter large permease subunit, which gives rise to MADAAVVTVESAQEVVHSRSHRYRLGWTGAVDRAIGAVVEPIAALLVVVEVVILASGVFTRYVLGRPLVWTDELGSIIFLWLAMLGSVVAYRRDEHIRLSVLVRRASPRVAEYLNAISSVVVALFVAVLMPASLRFLNQERDNLTPALQIPQSYVVLSIIIALSLILIIALLRMAETDLRVVGPVLLAAIVIGAGVYLARGAFAGLGNLNLVIFFFLLVGACVAIGVPIAFSFGLGTLSYVLVVTTVQPDIVVQRMSEGVSNLVLLAVPLFIFLGLLMETAGIARRLVEALASLVGHFRGGLSIVLVAAMYLVSGISGSKIADMAAVAPVLFPDMVKRGQKRTDMIALLATSGAMAETIPPSLVLIIIGSVTGVSIAALFTAGLLPAVVCSIFLIALALWKAHRQNESVSQRAPLSVIGRTLFVAVPGLLLPLLIRYFVVTGIATATEVSVVGIIYTLLVGVLVYREFKWRSLYPTLVDTVALAGAILLIIATATAMGWALTQSGFAQQLADILSHAPGGKGGIMLLSIVLFIVLGSVLEGIPAMVLFGPLLFPVAKAAGINEVHYAIVAVLAMGVGLFSPPLGIGFFSACAIGKAEPEHAVFPILPYLGVLLVGLLVIAYVPWISLGFLPANQR
- a CDS encoding tartrate dehydrogenase — translated: MMATHRIAVIPGDGIGKEVVPEGIRVLEAAGRRFGIDFAWESFDWSCERYAETGAMMPEDGLAQIRSHDAIFFGAVGFPNVPDHVSLWGLLIPMRRGFQQYVNLRPVRLMPGIPSPLAGRAPGEIDFWIVRENTEGEYSSIGGRMFEGTDDEVVVQESIFTRRGVDRILRYAFELARSRPKKHLTSATKSNGIAITMPFWDERVRAVADEYPDVRTDQYHIDILTAHFVQHPDWFDVVVGSNLFGDILSDLGPGVTGTIGIAPSANLNPERAFPSLFEPVHGSAPDIAGRGIANPIGQIWSGAMMLEHLGHADAAAAVMAAIEGVLTTGPRTRDAGGTANTIEVGTAIAEAVASAR
- a CDS encoding CaiB/BaiF CoA transferase family protein → MTQSGPLAGVRVLDCSTMIAAPSTAAMLADFGAEVVKIERPGSGDHVRRYGAQQDGIGLHWKALGRNKRSVALDLHHAHAQALLLRWLPQFDVFVENFRPGTLERWNLGPEWLLAASPQLVILRVTAFGQDGPYRERAGFGTLAEAITGIAAVSGYDDRPPLLPAFPLADVMAGQAAAAAVCAAYARRLRTGDGEVIDFAIYEAVMKLVESQITEFAATGNVHRRLGNRMEDTAPRGAYRCGDGAYVALSGSTQELAERVLRTIGGDALPADPRFRSNVERVANAEALDALIEGFCAQHTRDEAIAAFTAAGCAVGPLESIDSVAENPQIVARGSLVRLDDPELGEVTINAPFPRFAHAGAPPLRPGPSDVGRDTADVLARDLGLSEDELRGLADAGAIDDPRFRAGSHQARDRATSGT